A genome region from Thermococcus onnurineus NA1 includes the following:
- a CDS encoding class II glutamine amidotransferase: protein MCRILFAAGDGKGIIPLVDAIVKASENDPYKERRGKGRQHKDGWGYVLLKDGSVRHYRSMKPIFEDFKAVESLKAGLKGFSVLMIHTRAASQGIKNLFNVQPFAFSTRRGFNFWLLHNGDLDKAKIIELAELDEKDLRNASDSYTFATYLCRRLPSPKLEDLLIHYKIIEETTKSVFNTMTLFQSSEGDFSAFITAKMVDELLQKPEHYDYSKLLLLREENLFAVASSTVELYHKAHYEVIPNETALYVKVLEENVEVETVHL, encoded by the coding sequence ATGTGCCGGATACTCTTTGCGGCTGGCGATGGAAAGGGAATCATACCTCTAGTCGACGCAATCGTTAAGGCCTCGGAAAACGACCCATATAAGGAGCGCAGGGGAAAGGGAAGACAGCACAAGGACGGCTGGGGCTACGTCCTGCTGAAAGACGGGAGCGTGAGACACTACAGAAGTATGAAGCCAATATTTGAAGACTTCAAAGCAGTTGAATCCCTAAAGGCCGGGCTCAAGGGATTCTCCGTGCTGATGATCCACACGAGGGCAGCTAGCCAGGGGATTAAAAATCTCTTCAACGTCCAGCCCTTTGCCTTCTCGACAAGAAGGGGTTTCAACTTCTGGCTTCTCCACAACGGCGACCTCGACAAGGCGAAGATTATAGAGCTCGCCGAGCTTGATGAGAAAGACCTGAGAAACGCCTCCGACAGCTACACCTTCGCCACTTACCTCTGCAGAAGGCTTCCAAGTCCGAAGCTCGAGGATCTTCTAATTCACTACAAGATAATAGAGGAGACCACCAAGAGCGTTTTTAATACAATGACACTCTTTCAGAGTTCTGAAGGGGACTTCAGTGCCTTCATAACAGCCAAGATGGTCGATGAACTGCTTCAGAAACCGGAGCACTATGACTACTCAAAGCTGCTTCTCCTGAGGGAAGAGAACCTCTTTGCGGTCGCTTCTTCCACGGTGGAGCTCTACCACAAGGCTCATTATGAAGTTATACCAAACGAGACGGCCCTCTACGTTAAGGTACTCGAAGAGAACGTGGAAGTCGAAACTGTTCACCTGTGA
- a CDS encoding CBS domain-containing protein — MEENAPIKVYMTRKLIGVEPDDTVKRACEVMVEFDIGSLVVVDKGKVIGFFTKSDVIRRVVIPGLPNTTPVREIMSSELITVNANTPVREVLDLMAKKGVKHMLIEENGEIIGIFSLSDLLTASRRRLETAIAAE, encoded by the coding sequence ATGGAAGAGAACGCCCCGATTAAAGTTTATATGACGAGAAAGCTCATAGGCGTTGAACCTGATGATACCGTAAAGCGGGCCTGCGAGGTCATGGTCGAGTTCGACATCGGTTCTCTGGTTGTCGTTGATAAAGGGAAAGTGATCGGCTTCTTCACGAAGAGCGACGTGATAAGGCGCGTTGTAATTCCAGGTTTACCGAACACGACACCCGTCAGGGAGATAATGAGCAGCGAGCTAATAACTGTTAACGCAAACACACCTGTGAGAGAGGTACTTGACCTGATGGCGAAGAAGGGCGTTAAGCACATGCTCATCGAGGAGAACGGTGAGATAATTGGCATCTTCAGCCTGAGCGACCTCCTTACCGCCAGCAGAAGAAGGCTTGAAACGGCCATAGCGGCTGAGTGA
- a CDS encoding metallophosphoesterase family protein, translated as MIRIAHISDTHITSESAYKGYAYDLIVNEINRGNFDFVIHTGDVTNQGLREEYERASYELKKIQKPLIVIPGNHDVRNVGYELFEKFIGPLNGVFEFRDGVIVWVDSTIPDLSDGRIGGYKFKWLKKRLEEYSDRKFKIVASHHHIVPLPDTGRERNVLFNAGDVLDLLLRHGVNLYTCGHKHVPNVYRVEDMVVANAGCTSCRKTRKGDVNSYNIITLHDDGRIEVTIRRVTGEELKKEYPPVRPKIFVPRGKRLLRIVQMSESNVSDRIYFRRKVLENVIRTINERLKPDIVIHCGDVVDMGIERYYEKAYEFYEKIGAEKLVVPGHNDITYLGYDLFKEYFGKPKILELGKFTFIPVISAQYETPIGVVGRIGQKKLARHLEDYSESFTVVVMHHNIVPIPKSREVGFLEDAGDVLKVLTREKANLVLTGHGGNSFGVKVEKTPLVNAGSVSWELHRNPYGNTFNLIDVYRDIAVVFEVQATWGSGRLLGIWKIKGPFNL; from the coding sequence ATGATCAGGATTGCCCACATAAGTGACACCCACATAACAAGCGAGTCAGCGTACAAGGGCTACGCCTATGACCTCATCGTGAACGAGATAAACCGTGGAAACTTCGACTTCGTTATTCACACAGGAGACGTGACCAACCAGGGGCTACGCGAGGAGTACGAGAGGGCCTCCTACGAGCTGAAGAAGATCCAGAAACCCCTCATTGTTATTCCAGGCAACCACGACGTCAGAAACGTCGGCTACGAGCTCTTCGAGAAGTTCATCGGGCCCCTAAACGGTGTCTTCGAGTTCAGGGACGGCGTTATAGTCTGGGTGGACTCGACGATCCCGGATCTGAGCGATGGCAGGATAGGCGGCTACAAGTTCAAGTGGCTCAAAAAAAGACTCGAGGAGTACTCTGACAGGAAGTTCAAAATCGTTGCCTCTCACCACCACATCGTCCCGCTGCCGGACACGGGCAGGGAAAGAAACGTGCTCTTCAACGCAGGCGACGTTTTGGACCTGCTCCTGAGACACGGGGTGAACCTTTACACCTGCGGGCATAAACATGTTCCCAACGTCTATCGCGTGGAGGACATGGTAGTTGCCAACGCGGGCTGTACTTCCTGCAGGAAGACGCGAAAGGGCGATGTTAACAGCTACAACATCATAACCCTCCACGACGACGGGAGGATAGAGGTAACGATCAGACGCGTTACGGGGGAAGAACTGAAGAAGGAGTACCCACCTGTAAGGCCGAAGATATTCGTTCCCCGGGGCAAGAGGCTTTTGAGGATAGTCCAGATGAGCGAGAGCAACGTCTCGGACAGGATTTATTTCAGGCGGAAGGTTCTCGAGAACGTCATACGAACGATAAACGAGAGGCTGAAGCCGGATATAGTGATCCACTGCGGCGACGTCGTCGATATGGGTATAGAGCGCTATTACGAGAAGGCCTACGAGTTCTATGAGAAGATAGGGGCAGAAAAGCTGGTCGTTCCTGGACACAATGACATAACCTATCTCGGCTACGACCTCTTTAAGGAGTACTTTGGCAAGCCGAAAATACTGGAACTCGGAAAGTTCACGTTCATCCCTGTGATAAGTGCCCAGTACGAGACGCCAATAGGTGTCGTAGGGAGGATAGGCCAGAAAAAGCTCGCCAGACATCTCGAGGACTACAGCGAGAGCTTCACCGTTGTAGTAATGCATCACAACATAGTGCCGATTCCAAAGAGCAGGGAAGTAGGCTTCCTGGAGGATGCTGGCGATGTGCTTAAGGTTCTGACGAGAGAAAAAGCAAATCTCGTTTTGACAGGTCACGGAGGCAACTCCTTCGGTGTGAAAGTGGAGAAAACTCCGTTAGTCAACGCCGGCTCTGTCAGCTGGGAGCTCCACAGGAACCCCTATGGAAACACATTCAACCTAATCGATGTCTACCGTGACATTGCGGTAGTCTTCGAGGTTCAGGCAACCTGGGGCTCGGGGAGGCTACTAGGAATATGGAAAATAAAGGGGCCCTTCAATCTTTGA
- a CDS encoding 2-phosphoglycerate kinase: MIIVTDPERKIRLPFSRGILTRSITLAGVDVGIAYIIATEVQKELMERKLKLVTTEEIRELTYQKLLDHGLNEAAKRYLFWRQFRKLKIPITILLGGATGVGKSTIATELAFRLGIRSVIGTDTIREVMKRIIAPELLPDLHTSSFLAWKVVSSRKSDNSPLIRGFENQVQHVSVGVSAVLERAYKEGFNTIIEGIHLVPGYIKLNENSFMYVITVKGKKDFEARFYERARYSKRSADYYLKHIDAILEIQDFIVGRAKEYGIPIINNVELESTVNAIMENIMERLMEQIDEMVKD, encoded by the coding sequence ATGATAATCGTGACAGATCCCGAGAGGAAGATACGCCTCCCCTTTTCGAGGGGCATACTGACGCGCTCTATAACACTCGCCGGGGTTGACGTTGGAATAGCCTATATCATAGCTACCGAGGTTCAGAAGGAACTGATGGAGAGGAAACTCAAACTAGTGACCACTGAGGAGATACGCGAGCTGACTTATCAGAAGCTCCTCGACCACGGGCTTAATGAGGCTGCGAAGCGCTATTTATTCTGGCGCCAGTTCCGGAAGCTTAAAATCCCAATAACAATCCTCCTAGGTGGAGCAACGGGCGTTGGAAAGTCCACCATAGCGACCGAATTGGCCTTCCGTCTTGGAATACGAAGCGTGATAGGTACGGACACCATAAGGGAGGTTATGAAGAGGATAATAGCACCGGAACTTCTCCCTGATTTGCACACATCATCTTTTCTTGCATGGAAGGTTGTGAGCTCGCGGAAGAGCGATAATTCTCCCCTCATACGGGGATTTGAGAATCAGGTTCAGCATGTTTCCGTCGGTGTTAGTGCCGTTCTTGAGAGGGCCTACAAAGAAGGTTTCAACACGATAATCGAGGGCATTCATTTAGTCCCAGGGTACATCAAGCTCAATGAGAACAGCTTCATGTACGTGATAACCGTCAAGGGCAAGAAGGACTTTGAGGCAAGGTTTTACGAGAGAGCCCGCTACAGCAAGAGATCGGCTGACTACTACCTTAAGCATATAGACGCCATCCTGGAGATACAAGACTTCATAGTCGGGAGAGCAAAGGAGTACGGGATACCGATAATAAACAACGTTGAGCTCGAGAGCACCGTCAACGCGATAATGGAAAATATAATGGAGAGGCTTATGGAACAAATAGATGAAATGGTCAAAGATTGA
- a CDS encoding 2,3-phosphoglycerate synthetase: MKLVLIDGEHYPDVISWAIKKLGDVCCAVFLGGSEKIGSIGEVERKIGVKVYHSPNYLDALRRALEENKVDEVVDLSDEPVLNYEDRFRIASLCMLYGVSYRGADFHFKPKPLKKTKKPSLAVIGTGKRVGKTAVSGFIARTLKEIAKPVIVTMGRGGPEEPELIEGDKFEITPEFLLKFAESGKHAASDHFEDALTSRVTTIGCRRCGGGMAGFPFFDVVDEGVKLAENLPNDLIILEGSGATFPPYRADRYVVVVGAKQKLDFVRGYFGTFRVSLADIVVVTMADSVGEERWKALRDAILEINPDVDLHFIAFRPRPLGNVSDKRLGLVMTSSEALPKAKKHLEGLGAEVPYTSDNLSKRPLLWRDLEGFRGIDAVAVELKAAAVDVVTRWALEQGIEVIYLDNEPVNIDGKDLRKAVLELGRALLGGRA; this comes from the coding sequence ATGAAGCTGGTCTTGATTGACGGCGAGCACTATCCTGACGTCATCTCATGGGCGATAAAAAAACTTGGTGACGTCTGTTGTGCCGTTTTCCTGGGTGGAAGTGAGAAGATTGGGAGCATTGGGGAAGTTGAGAGAAAGATTGGGGTTAAAGTTTATCACTCACCCAACTATCTCGACGCCCTCAGAAGGGCTCTGGAGGAGAACAAGGTCGACGAGGTTGTCGACTTAAGCGATGAGCCCGTCCTCAACTATGAAGACCGCTTTAGGATTGCTTCACTGTGCATGCTCTATGGTGTGTCCTACCGGGGAGCGGATTTCCACTTCAAGCCAAAACCGCTCAAAAAAACCAAAAAGCCGAGCCTGGCCGTTATAGGTACGGGCAAGAGGGTTGGGAAAACAGCCGTGAGTGGCTTCATCGCGAGAACTCTGAAAGAGATAGCAAAGCCTGTGATAGTTACCATGGGCCGCGGCGGCCCTGAAGAGCCCGAACTGATAGAGGGCGATAAGTTCGAAATAACTCCCGAGTTTTTGCTCAAGTTTGCCGAGAGTGGAAAACACGCCGCCTCCGACCACTTCGAGGATGCGTTAACCTCACGCGTAACAACCATTGGCTGTAGAAGATGCGGTGGTGGAATGGCCGGCTTTCCTTTCTTCGACGTGGTGGATGAGGGTGTGAAGCTTGCCGAGAACTTGCCCAACGATTTAATAATCCTCGAGGGCAGCGGGGCGACGTTTCCCCCTTACAGGGCGGATAGATACGTTGTCGTGGTGGGCGCCAAGCAAAAGCTCGACTTCGTCAGGGGATACTTCGGTACCTTCAGGGTCTCACTGGCGGATATAGTGGTTGTTACGATGGCTGATTCCGTGGGCGAAGAGAGGTGGAAAGCCCTGAGAGATGCCATACTGGAGATCAACCCCGATGTTGACCTGCACTTCATTGCCTTCCGCCCGAGGCCACTCGGTAATGTTTCAGACAAACGGCTCGGCCTGGTGATGACTTCCAGTGAGGCCCTGCCAAAGGCGAAGAAACATCTCGAAGGGCTCGGTGCAGAGGTGCCCTACACCTCGGACAACCTTTCGAAGAGACCCCTCCTCTGGAGGGACCTCGAGGGCTTTAGAGGCATAGATGCAGTCGCAGTTGAGCTCAAAGCCGCCGCCGTTGATGTGGTGACGAGATGGGCACTGGAGCAGGGAATCGAAGTCATTTACCTCGACAACGAGCCCGTCAACATCGATGGAAAAGACCTGAGGAAGGCCGTTCTTGAGCTCGGCCGCGCCCTGCTGGGGGGGAGAGCATGA
- a CDS encoding MBL fold metallo-hydrolase encodes MGLRKFGDSAYLYPGSPSTLIRIFDGMAVLIDPGHGSGRHKDLKIAVKKLGLEIKAQLATHGHADHVSVAPGTDAPLFMHRFEFSIAENPLNRELLTFGSKAPKGFLVFQFPEEVKVHAVFEWGDELFGVKAIRLNGHSPGMTGFLDEENGLIYAGNAFFGERVIEAVGLPYLVEPELFKASIMQLQNYAEKGYTLIPSHGKAVSSKEALEILDFNLKRVKEAEELILGLPRTSRSLDELAFMIMRHYGIEITPQKLALNLVPLRAFVAKLYNEGVIEATVDNGLKWKVRKG; translated from the coding sequence ATGGGGCTGAGAAAATTTGGAGATTCAGCTTATCTTTATCCGGGCAGTCCGTCAACCCTCATCAGAATCTTTGATGGTATGGCGGTTCTTATTGACCCCGGTCACGGGAGCGGAAGGCATAAGGACTTAAAAATAGCGGTAAAAAAGCTCGGGCTGGAGATTAAAGCCCAATTAGCCACTCACGGTCATGCCGACCACGTCTCTGTTGCACCAGGGACAGACGCTCCGCTATTCATGCACCGCTTCGAGTTCTCCATAGCCGAGAACCCGCTCAATAGGGAGCTCTTAACCTTCGGCTCGAAAGCGCCAAAAGGTTTCCTCGTTTTCCAGTTCCCTGAGGAGGTAAAGGTTCACGCAGTCTTCGAATGGGGAGACGAACTCTTCGGAGTTAAAGCCATAAGGCTAAACGGCCACTCGCCGGGAATGACAGGCTTCCTCGACGAGGAAAACGGCTTGATCTACGCCGGTAACGCCTTCTTCGGCGAGAGAGTCATAGAAGCGGTCGGCCTTCCATACCTGGTCGAGCCAGAATTATTTAAAGCCTCAATTATGCAATTACAGAATTATGCAGAAAAGGGCTATACCCTGATTCCCTCCCATGGAAAGGCCGTTAGTAGTAAAGAGGCGCTTGAAATTCTTGACTTCAACCTCAAAAGAGTTAAGGAAGCCGAAGAGCTTATCTTAGGGCTCCCCAGAACGTCAAGAAGCCTCGACGAGTTGGCGTTCATGATAATGAGGCACTACGGCATTGAGATTACGCCCCAGAAGCTCGCCCTTAACCTCGTTCCGCTGAGGGCCTTTGTGGCGAAGCTCTACAATGAGGGTGTAATAGAGGCAACAGTGGATAATGGGCTAAAGTGGAAGGTCAGGAAAGGGTGA
- the cas4 gene encoding CRISPR-associated protein Cas4: MTSLNQRQENDGFLEFYASEALTCPRRIYFRLKGYPEKWPEFVRVRLNQGINTHNVLGEILKNRFGFELEKHMILRSSRLGFEIHGRVDAIRDFPIEIKGKTSLPRVPYDYHLAQLNIYLRWAEAEYGYLYYIKLHEEPMKIIRKIDFSRFPIVKGPNFRAFEVPYDGKLFRETLKHFYNVKRHYEKGKPPKGWNDYACKFCPYRYLCYSDGGE; the protein is encoded by the coding sequence ATGACGAGTCTTAATCAGCGCCAAGAGAACGATGGATTCCTGGAGTTTTACGCGAGCGAGGCCCTAACCTGCCCGAGAAGGATATACTTTCGCCTGAAGGGCTACCCCGAGAAGTGGCCAGAGTTCGTTAGAGTGAGACTGAACCAGGGGATAAACACCCACAACGTGCTCGGTGAGATTTTAAAGAACCGCTTCGGCTTCGAGCTTGAGAAGCACATGATTCTCCGCTCCTCCAGGCTCGGCTTCGAGATACACGGAAGGGTGGATGCTATAAGGGACTTTCCCATCGAAATCAAAGGCAAGACGAGTCTGCCGAGAGTCCCATACGACTATCACCTTGCCCAGCTCAACATATATCTCCGCTGGGCTGAAGCCGAGTACGGCTATCTCTACTACATTAAGCTCCACGAGGAGCCTATGAAAATTATCCGCAAAATCGACTTTTCCCGCTTCCCCATCGTCAAGGGGCCGAACTTTAGGGCTTTTGAAGTGCCCTACGACGGCAAGCTGTTCCGCGAAACTCTCAAGCACTTCTACAACGTCAAGAGGCATTACGAAAAAGGAAAGCCCCCCAAGGGCTGGAATGACTACGCCTGTAAATTCTGCCCGTATCGCTACCTCTGCTATTCGGACGGTGGAGAGTAG
- the taw2 gene encoding tRNA(Phe) (4-demethylwyosine(37)-C(7)) aminocarboxypropyltransferase Taw2 produces MVRTQLIKPRIREILSRELPPELVSMLPKHWVQIGDVLILPLRPELEPYKHRIAEVYAEVLGVKAVLRKGRIGGEFRETNYELLYGSDTVTVHIENGIRYKLDVAKIMFSPANVKERVRMAKVAKPDELVVDMFAGIGHLSLPMAVHGKARVIAIEKSPYTFRFLVENIELNKVHDRMTAYNIDNRDFPGENIADRILMGYVVKTHEFIPKALSIAKDEAIIHYHNTVPERLMPKEPFETFKKTAREYGYEVEKLNELIIKRYAPGVWHVVLDLKVFKR; encoded by the coding sequence ATGGTGAGGACACAGCTCATAAAACCCCGAATCAGAGAGATTCTCTCACGCGAACTTCCGCCGGAGTTAGTTTCCATGCTCCCAAAGCACTGGGTTCAGATAGGGGACGTTCTGATTCTGCCGCTTAGGCCAGAACTGGAGCCATACAAACACCGGATAGCTGAGGTTTATGCGGAGGTTCTCGGCGTTAAAGCCGTCCTCAGAAAGGGCAGAATAGGCGGCGAGTTCCGGGAGACGAACTACGAGCTTCTCTACGGGAGCGACACCGTAACAGTCCACATCGAGAACGGGATTAGATACAAGCTCGATGTCGCTAAAATCATGTTTTCGCCGGCAAACGTCAAGGAAAGGGTGAGAATGGCGAAGGTTGCCAAGCCGGACGAGCTGGTTGTCGATATGTTCGCTGGAATCGGTCACCTCAGCCTCCCAATGGCAGTTCACGGAAAAGCTAGAGTGATAGCCATAGAAAAGAGTCCCTACACCTTCCGCTTTTTAGTTGAGAACATCGAGCTCAACAAAGTACATGACAGGATGACAGCCTACAACATCGACAACCGCGACTTTCCGGGTGAAAACATCGCCGACAGAATCCTAATGGGTTATGTAGTGAAAACCCACGAGTTCATTCCCAAGGCCCTGAGCATAGCGAAGGACGAGGCTATAATCCACTACCACAACACCGTTCCCGAGAGGCTGATGCCGAAGGAACCCTTCGAAACCTTCAAGAAAACGGCCAGGGAATACGGCTATGAGGTCGAGAAGCTCAACGAGCTGATAATCAAGCGCTACGCTCCGGGCGTGTGGCACGTGGTTCTGGATTTAAAGGTGTTCAAGCGGTAG
- the for gene encoding tungsten-containing formaldehyde ferredoxin oxidoreductase, with product MKGWWGRILRVDLTNNKVWVQEYSPEIAQQFIGGRGLAIKILWDEVKGADPLGPENKLIFASGPFNGLPTPSGGKMVVAAKSPLTGGYGDGNLGTMATVHLRKAGYDAIVVEGKAKKPVYLYIENDNVSILSAEGLWGLDTFKTEEELKKIHGKNVGILSIGPGGENLVRYAVVMSQEGRAAGRPGMGAVMGSKKLKAVVIKGTKEIPVADKAKLRELSKEAYEAIRNSPAYPFWHRQGTMAAVEWTNENSALPTRNFSDGSFEFARSIDGYTLEGMKVKQRGCPYCNMPCGNVVLDAEAQESELDYENVALLGSNLGLGKLNEVSVLNRLADMYGLDTISLGVSISFVMEAVERGLLEEGPTFGDFKGAKQLIEDIAFRRGELGNFAAEGVMRMSQKLGDDSFAMHVKGLETSGYNCFIYPAMALAFGTSSIGAHHKEAWVIAWEIGTAPIEGEQAKRVEYKITYEPEKAAKVIELQRLRGGLFEMLTACRLPWVEVGLSLDYYPKLLEAITGVKYTWDDLYRAADRVYALIRAYWVREFNGNWDRKKDYPPKRWFIEGLKSGPYKGMHLEEDKYDKLLSEYYRLRGWDERGIPKKETLKELGLDFVIPELEKVTKLE from the coding sequence ATGAAGGGATGGTGGGGAAGGATCCTCAGGGTTGACCTGACCAACAACAAGGTCTGGGTGCAGGAGTATTCTCCAGAAATTGCCCAGCAGTTCATCGGTGGTAGGGGTCTCGCAATCAAGATCCTATGGGATGAAGTCAAAGGTGCCGACCCGCTCGGACCGGAAAACAAACTCATCTTCGCTTCTGGACCGTTCAACGGTCTTCCGACTCCAAGCGGCGGTAAGATGGTTGTGGCAGCGAAAAGCCCGCTCACCGGCGGTTACGGTGATGGTAACCTCGGTACCATGGCGACCGTCCACCTGAGAAAGGCCGGCTACGACGCTATTGTCGTTGAGGGCAAGGCCAAGAAGCCGGTTTACCTATACATAGAGAATGATAACGTCAGCATACTCAGCGCTGAAGGTCTCTGGGGCCTCGACACCTTCAAGACCGAAGAGGAACTCAAAAAGATACACGGCAAGAACGTCGGAATCCTCAGCATCGGCCCCGGTGGCGAGAACCTCGTCCGCTACGCCGTTGTCATGTCCCAGGAGGGCAGGGCCGCTGGAAGGCCCGGTATGGGTGCCGTCATGGGAAGCAAGAAGCTCAAGGCCGTCGTCATAAAGGGAACCAAGGAGATACCCGTCGCGGATAAGGCAAAACTCAGAGAACTCTCAAAGGAGGCCTATGAGGCCATCCGGAATTCACCGGCCTATCCGTTCTGGCACAGACAGGGAACCATGGCAGCAGTTGAATGGACCAACGAGAACTCGGCTCTGCCGACCAGGAACTTCAGCGACGGTTCCTTCGAGTTTGCCCGCTCGATAGACGGATACACCCTCGAGGGCATGAAGGTCAAGCAACGCGGATGTCCCTACTGTAATATGCCCTGTGGAAACGTTGTCCTCGACGCCGAGGCCCAAGAGAGCGAGCTTGACTACGAGAATGTTGCCCTACTCGGCTCAAACCTTGGCCTTGGCAAGCTCAACGAGGTTTCCGTTCTCAACAGGCTCGCCGACATGTACGGTCTCGACACGATCTCCCTCGGAGTCTCGATATCCTTCGTTATGGAAGCCGTCGAAAGGGGACTCCTTGAGGAGGGTCCGACCTTCGGTGACTTCAAGGGCGCTAAGCAGCTCATTGAGGACATAGCATTCAGACGTGGTGAACTCGGCAACTTCGCCGCCGAGGGTGTCATGAGGATGAGCCAGAAGCTCGGCGATGACAGCTTTGCCATGCACGTCAAGGGCCTTGAGACGAGCGGTTACAACTGCTTCATCTACCCGGCCATGGCGCTTGCCTTCGGTACCAGTTCAATCGGTGCACACCACAAGGAGGCATGGGTCATCGCCTGGGAGATCGGTACCGCACCGATTGAAGGCGAGCAGGCTAAGAGGGTCGAGTACAAGATCACCTACGAACCGGAGAAGGCCGCCAAGGTCATCGAGCTCCAGCGCCTCAGGGGCGGTCTCTTCGAGATGCTTACCGCCTGTAGGCTCCCGTGGGTCGAGGTCGGCCTGAGCCTCGACTACTATCCGAAGCTCCTCGAGGCCATCACCGGCGTCAAGTACACCTGGGACGACCTCTACAGGGCAGCTGACAGGGTCTACGCCCTCATTAGGGCCTACTGGGTTAGGGAGTTCAACGGAAACTGGGACAGGAAGAAGGACTATCCGCCGAAGAGGTGGTTCATCGAGGGCCTCAAGAGCGGCCCGTACAAGGGCATGC